In Shewanella psychrotolerans, the genomic stretch GTTCGCCCGATTTTGAAGGCCGAAAAACCGCGACTACGGGAGCGACTCGCTCTCGCGCTTACATTGTTGAACGTATGCAACAGGCTAAATTAGCCCCGTGGAACCAAAGCTACGAGCAAGGTTTCGATTATGATTATCAATTTGGTCGTCGCCATGGCGTTAATATTATCGGTATGCATCAAGCAGCAATCCCCAGCGAAAAATGGCGAATAGTCGTGGCGCATTATGATCATTTAGGCAAAAAAGGTTATACATACTATCCTGGAGCCGATGACAACGCTTCAGGCGTCTCAGCGATGCTCGCACTAGCAGAATATGTGTCTACACAAGCATCAGTACAACCTCTTTCCACCAACCTGCTTTTTGTCGCAACCGACGCTGAAGAGCCAGGATTATACGGCAGCGAAGCATTAGTCGAACGGCTCTTGCAACACGATAGCGTGCCGACCAAACCACAAATTGAGTTAATGATAAATCTCGATATGATTGGCCGCCCAAGTCGGCGAAATCACATCTACATAGAAGGAAGACGTGGCTTTAATCAATTTGCACAACTCAAAGTGACCCTGCAACAAACTGTTGGGCTATGCATCAGGGCAAATCACCCACCCGAGGCGGGCAAATCGATTCAAAGGATTGATTGGTTAAGGGCATCGGATCATTATCC encodes the following:
- a CDS encoding M28 family peptidase, encoding MALIDYQKIVNSLNPALLTILAALTVIVGCSSSSSQCGEPYTLTWTDQLQLAADIETLSSPDFEGRKTATTGATRSRAYIVERMQQAKLAPWNQSYEQGFDYDYQFGRRHGVNIIGMHQAAIPSEKWRIVVAHYDHLGKKGYTYYPGADDNASGVSAMLALAEYVSTQASVQPLSTNLLFVATDAEEPGLYGSEALVERLLQHDSVPTKPQIELMINLDMIGRPSRRNHIYIEGRRGFNQFAQLKVTLQQTVGLCIRANHPPEAGKSIQRIDWLRASDHYPFHKANIPWLYFGVPPHQDYHQPSDKAAKIDMNFLAAVTETAYQLLVIDSYLLNNQLKQ